In Accipiter gentilis chromosome 17, bAccGen1.1, whole genome shotgun sequence, one DNA window encodes the following:
- the BAHD1 gene encoding bromo adjacent homology domain-containing 1 protein — MTHARKKQLFLLKHPAGTAGQASSPTGSRRMDRTDAECGEQRDGDATEAPNCPSGFVGTNKSKNLHEVRKTYPLRRRLLPSVNKKTCKVLLTRLEDVAGSLSKQTQSCKKKDLPSWMEGLGPALFSEQVQPVGGGKSDSSGEKCTITYPGTEQDLDTAPSEPRKRRLASLNAEAVNNLLFERDDGLLSSRRFRRDSIKAGGDCTVKSLHCKAGDNWPVLEKTAVKTGKGKNRHEPSQKCNSCDHSLDEVFDDGTKREDGAISYHPTPKRLASLNAVAFLKLTHEKDQPLKQRSKSDGEGKSENHCSKSTLKWAKAGRKNCVKSKKEMTGLKMEGQHGWRGLTLGAFGKGEQRDSSRLYRTTEPVPYESLSSSYASTEGFYHRLPLLMGGQASMKPEYGRPGEKSPTPKQEFHQPSFPAQQFPPLPVPGNHTDCGCLYESSDLTPLNGFYVYYGQSGYSGYSHCSVYPKDELSQSATCEGLLVSPSSLPSGAHFQPLHWCNSPYCCGEGTAINSYSVCGVVHVPEGRISSVHAGRNSYPYKMPFAAEGCKSLDQLNLTIPVAGHPASPAHPLSGCPVPSVPPAAEPVPHLQTPNSDPQTMARECPQSSKPPSGSKSGLRNTTGCLHASDSKAAGGHSHPKQQRISRRRATNGWIPVGAACEKAVYVVNEPEPAVRKSYQAVERDGEIIRVRDTVLLKSGPRKKSMPYVAKISALWEDPKTGELMMSLLWYYRPEHTQGGRNPSMHQNEIFASRHQDENSVACIEEKCYVLTFAEYCRFCALAKRRVEGIPGRKTIMVPPSEEYSTPLHRKVPEDTDPELVFLCRHVYDFRHGRILKNPQ, encoded by the exons ATGACGCATGCCCGGAAGAAACaacttttccttctgaaacatCCAGCTGGTACTGCTGGCCAAGCTTCATCACCAacaggcagcaggaggatggaCAGGACCGACGCAGAGTGTGGTGAGCAGAGAGATGGAGATGCCACCGAGGCTCCGAACTGTCCAAGTGGGTTTGTGGGGACGAACAAAAGCAAGAATTTGCATGAAGTGCGAAAGACATACCCACTGCGGAGACGTCTCCTTCCCTCAGTGAACAAAAAGACCTGCAAAGTGCTCCTTACCAGGTTGGAGGATGTGGCTGGATCTCTGTCGAAACAGACTCAGAGCTGTAAAAAAAAGGACCTTCCTAGTTGGATGGAGGGTTTGGGACCTGCTTTGTTCTCCGAACAAGTTCAGCctgtgggaggagggaagagtgaTTCATCTGGGGAAAAGTGCACAATAACTTACCCAGGGACAGAGCAAGACCTTGATACTGCTCCTTCCGAGCCCAGGAAACGCAGGCTGGCCTCGCTGAATGCAGAGGCAGTGAACAATCTGCTTTTTGAACGGGACGATGGCTTATTATCCAGCAGGCGTTTTCGGAGGGACTCCATTAAAGCCGGTGGAGACTGCACTGTGAAGAGCTTGCATTGCAAAGCTGGTGACAACTGGCCTGTGCTGGAAAAAACAGCTGTGAAAACAGGTAAAGGAAAAAACCGTCATGAGCCCAGTCAGAAATGCAATAGCTGTGACCATTCACTGGATGAAGTCTTCGATGATGGGACAAAGAGGGAAGATGGTGCCATCTCCTATCACCCTACCCCAAAGAGACTGGCCAGCCTGAATGCTGTGGCCTTTCTGAAGCTGACCCATGAGAAAGACCAACCACTGAAGCAGAGGAGTAAATCGGATGGAGAAGGCAAGTCTGAGAACCACTGTTCAAAATCTACGCTCAAATGGGCCAAAGCTGGTAGGAAGAATTGCGTCAAATCCAAGAAGGAAATGACTGGCTTAAAAATGGAAGGTCAGCATGGCTGGCGAGGACTTACTCTAGGCGCTTTTGGGAAAGGAGAGCAGCGGGACTCCTCTAGGCTCTACAGGACGACAGAACCTGTCCCTTATGAGTCACTGTCTAGCTCCTATGCTAGCACAGAGGGTTTCTACCACAGACTGCCTTTGCTTATGGGCGGACAAGCTTCCATGAAGCCGGAGTATGGAAGACCCGGAGAGAAATCCCCAACCCCCAAACAGGAATTTCATCAGCCTTCCTTTCCTGCGCAGCAGTTCCCTCCCTTGCCTGTGCCCGGAAATCACACGGATTGTGGATGTCTCTATGAATCCTCGGATCTGACTCCGTTGAACGGGTTTTACGTTTATTATGGCCAAAGTGGATACAGTGGCTACTCTCACTGCTCCGTTTACCCCAAGGACGAGCTTTCGCAATCTGCTACCTGCGAGGGGCTCTTGGTATCGCCCAGTTCCTTGCCATCAGGTGCTCATTTCCAGCCACTCCACTGGTGTAACTCTCCGTACTGTTGTGGAGAAGGAACGGCGATTAACAGTTACAGCGTTTGCGGAGTTGTGCACGTGCCAGAGGGCAGGATTAGCAGTGTGCACGCAGGACGGAACAGCTACCCCTACAAAATGCCTTTTGCAGCAG AAGGCTGCAAGTCTCTGGACCAGCTGAACCTCACAATCCCTGTGGCAGGGCACCCCGCGTCACCTGCCCACCCGCTCTCAGGATGTCCTGTACCCAGTGTGCCACCGGCTGCAGAACCTGTTCCTCATCTGCAGACCCCCAACTCTGATCCTCAGACCATGGCCCGAGAATGTCCACAGAGCTCAAAGCCTCCCAGCGGCTCCAAATCCGGTCTCCGAAATACTACGGGCTGTCTCCACGCCTCCgacagcaaagcagcaggaggTCATTCCCATCCAAAGCAGCAGCGCATTAGCAGGCGGAGAGCTACCAATGGCTGGATACCGGTTGGTGCAGCCTGCGAGAAGGCTGTCTATGTTGTG AATGAGCCAGAGCCGGCTGTTCGCAAGAGCTATCAGGCTGTGGAGAGAGATGGGGAGATTATCCGGGTACGAGATACTGTCCTCTTGAAATCAGGACCCCGGAAGAAATCTATGCCATATGTTGCGAAGATATCGGCACTGTGGGAAGACCCCAAAACAG GGGAGCTGATGATGAGCCTCCTGTGGTATTACAGACCGGAGCACACTCAGGGAGGCCGCAACCCCAGTATGCACCAG AATGAGATCTTTGCATCCCGGCATCAGGATGAAAACAGTGTTGCCTGCATAGAGGAGAAATGCTACGTGCTGACCTTTGCAGAGTACTGCAG ATTTTGTGCCTTGGCAAAGCGTCGAGTCGAAGGAATCCCAGGCAGGAAAACAATTATGGTTCCTCCCTCAGAAGAGTACTCCACACCTCTGCACCGCAAGGTGCCCGAGGACACTGACCCTGAGCTGGTTTTCCTCTGTCGTCACGTCTACGACTTCAGACACGGGCGCATCTTGAAGAACCCGCAGTAG